The Streptomyces aurantiacus genome includes a region encoding these proteins:
- the rpsK gene encoding 30S ribosomal protein S11, which translates to MPPKGRQGAAKKVRRKEKKNVAHGHAHIKSTFNNTIVSITDPSGNVISWASAGHVGFKGSRKSTPFAAQMAAESAARRAQEHGMRKVDVFVKGPGSGRETAIRSLQATGLEVGSIQDVTPTPHNGCRPPKRRRV; encoded by the coding sequence ATGCCCCCCAAGGGTCGTCAGGGCGCTGCCAAGAAGGTGCGCCGCAAGGAAAAGAAGAACGTCGCTCACGGGCACGCGCACATCAAGAGCACGTTCAACAACACGATCGTCTCGATCACGGACCCCTCGGGCAACGTGATCTCCTGGGCCTCCGCCGGCCACGTCGGCTTCAAGGGCTCGCGCAAGTCCACCCCCTTCGCCGCGCAGATGGCCGCCGAGTCGGCCGCCCGCCGCGCGCAGGAGCACGGCATGCGCAAGGTTGACGTCTTCGTGAAGGGCCCGGGCTCCGGTCGCGAGACCGCGATCCGCTCCCTCCAGGCCACCGGCCTCGAGGTCGGCTCGATCCAGGACGTGACGCCCACGCCGCACAACGGCTGCCGTCCGCCCAAGCGCCGTCGCGTCTGA
- a CDS encoding DNA-directed RNA polymerase subunit alpha codes for MLIAQRPSLTEEVVDEFRSRFVIEPLEPGFGYTLGNSLRRTLLSSIPGAAVTSIRIDGVLHEFTTVPGVKEDVTDLILNIKQLVVSSEHDEPVVMYLRKQGPGLVTAADIAPPAGVEVHNPDLVLATLNGKGKLEMELTVERGRGYVSAVQNKQVGQEIGRIPVDSIYSPVLKVTYKVEATRVEQRTDFDKLIVDVETKQAMRPRDAMASAGKTLVELFGLARELNIDAEGIDMGPSPTDAALAADLALPIEELELTVRSYNCLKREGIHSVGELVARSEADLLDIRNFGAKSIDEVKAKLAGMGLALKDSPPGFDPTAAADAFGADDDADAGFVETEQY; via the coding sequence ATGCTGATTGCTCAGCGTCCCTCGTTGACCGAAGAGGTCGTCGACGAATTCCGCTCCCGGTTCGTGATCGAGCCGCTGGAGCCGGGCTTCGGCTACACCCTCGGCAACTCCCTCCGTCGCACCCTCCTCTCCTCGATCCCCGGAGCCGCTGTCACCAGCATCCGGATCGACGGGGTCCTGCACGAGTTCACCACCGTGCCGGGCGTCAAGGAGGACGTCACCGACCTGATCCTCAACATCAAGCAGCTGGTCGTCTCCTCGGAGCACGACGAGCCGGTCGTGATGTACCTGCGCAAGCAGGGCCCGGGTCTGGTCACCGCCGCCGACATCGCGCCCCCGGCCGGTGTCGAGGTCCACAACCCCGACCTCGTCCTCGCCACGCTCAACGGCAAGGGCAAGCTGGAGATGGAGCTGACGGTCGAGCGCGGTCGCGGTTACGTCTCCGCCGTGCAGAACAAGCAGGTCGGTCAGGAGATCGGGCGCATCCCGGTCGACTCGATCTACTCGCCGGTTCTCAAGGTCACGTACAAGGTCGAGGCGACTCGTGTCGAGCAGCGCACCGACTTCGACAAGCTGATCGTCGACGTCGAGACCAAGCAGGCCATGCGTCCCCGTGACGCCATGGCGTCGGCCGGTAAGACCCTGGTCGAGCTGTTCGGTCTGGCGCGTGAGCTCAACATCGACGCCGAGGGCATCGACATGGGTCCGTCCCCGACGGACGCCGCCCTCGCCGCCGATCTCGCCCTGCCGATCGAGGAGCTCGAGCTCACCGTTCGGTCGTACAACTGCCTCAAGCGCGAGGGCATCCACTCCGTGGGTGAGCTCGTGGCCCGTTCCGAGGCCGACCTGCTCGACATCCGCAACTTCGGTGCGAAGTCGATCGACGAGGTCAAGGCGAAGCTGGCCGGCATGGGCCTGGCCCTGAAGGACTCGCCTCCCGGGTTCGACCCGACCGCCGCCGCTGACGCCTTCGGCGCCGACGACGACGCGGACGCGGGCTTCGTCGAGACCGAGCAGTACTAA